The segment CCACGCGAAAACTTCTCCCTCTCCGCCTCGAACGGGGAGATGGCCGGGGCGAGGTGTCGCGATTGGAGGCATCGTGAATATGTCTTACCAAATAGTTCTTGCCTTACGTTGTGAACCACGGCAGACTTTATTCAAATGAAAGAAACGCTATGAATTCAGCCTACGTCACATCCAAAGGGCAGTTGGTTGTTCCCTCGCGCATCCGCCGGCGGTACGGCATCAAACCCGGCACGCGCATCAACTTCGTCGAGGAAGGCGACCGCATCATCTTCCAGCCCGTCACCCGCGAATACATTGATTCATTCTGCGGTGTCTTCAAACTGAAGCCTGGCGAGA is part of the Candidatus Angelobacter sp. genome and harbors:
- a CDS encoding AbrB/MazE/SpoVT family DNA-binding domain-containing protein → MNSAYVTSKGQLVVPSRIRRRYGIKPGTRINFVEEGDRIIFQPVTREYIDSFCGVFKLKPGEKSVVQEHLDERRKERDRENRR